The proteins below come from a single Aegilops tauschii subsp. strangulata cultivar AL8/78 chromosome 6, Aet v6.0, whole genome shotgun sequence genomic window:
- the LOC109765682 gene encoding UDP-N-acetylglucosamine transporter ROCK1 has product MGSASKPSPTAGAPSRRKVALCLTLLTLQYGAQPLISKRCVGQGVIVTSLVLAIELLKVICAVILLVAEGSLKAQFSNWSLVGSLTASGLPAAIYALQNSLLQISYKNLDSLTFSILNQTKLLFTAFFTYLILGQKQSPKQILALALLITAAVLLSIGESSRKGASGGSSDYVLLYGVIPVTVASVLSGLASSLCQWASQVKKHTSYMMTIEMSFIGSMCLLASTFQSPDGEALRIYGFFHEWTLWTVIPVLMNAVGGILVGLVTSYAGGIKKGFVIVSALLVTALLQFIFDGKPPSLHCLVALPLVMTSIFIYQKYPYVDSKKKDR; this is encoded by the exons ATGGGTTCGGCTTCTAAGCCATCTCCGACGGCGGGCGCGCCTAGCCGGCGTAAGGTAGCGCTCTGCCTGACGCTCCTCACCCTGCAGTACGGCGCCCAGCCCCTAATCTCCAAGCGCTGCGTCGG GCAAGGAGTCATAGTGACTTCATTAGTTCTTGCAATTGAATTATTAAAG GTTATATGTGCGGTCATTTTATTGGTGGCAGAGGGTAGTCTGAAGGCGCAATTCAGTAATTGGAGTCTTGTTGGATCACTGACTGCATCAGGACTTCCTGCTGCCATCTATGCACTTCAGAATAGCCTGTTGCAGATATCATACAAGAATTTGGATTCCCTGACCTTTTCAATCCTTAACCAGACCAAGCTATTATTCACAGCATTCTTCACATATCTTATTTTGGG GCAAAAACAATCACCCAAACAAATTTTAGCATTAGCCCTCTTAATCACCGCGGCTGTCCTTTTAAGCATTGGGGAGAGTAGCAGGAAAGGTGCAAGTGGTGGTAGCTCTGATTATGTCTTACTCTATGGAGTCATTCCTGTTACTGTTGCATCTGTGTTGTCTGGTTTGGCCTCTTCGTTATGTCAGTGGGCATCTCAG GTTAAAAAGCATACATCTTACATGATGACTATCGAGATGTCATTTATTGGGAGTATGTGCTTGTTAGCAAGTACCTTTCAGTCACCAGACGGAGAAGCCCTGAGAATATATGGTTTTTTCCATGAATGGACTTTATGGACAGTG ATACCAGTGTTAATGAATGCTGTCGGTGGGATTCTTGTTGGTCTTGTCACATCATATGCAGGAGGTATTAAAAAG GGTTTTGTGATTGTCTCGGCTCTCCTCGTAACTGCATTACTCCAGTTTATATTTGATGGGAAGCCGCCATCACTGCATTGCCTGGTGGCACTGCCGCTTGTTATGACAAGCATATTCATTTACCAGAAGTATCCGTACGTTGATAGTAAGAAGAAAGACAGATAA
- the LOC109765681 gene encoding cryptochrome-1 has product MSASPSMSGGAGERTRTVVWFRRDLRVEDNPALAAAARTAGEVVPAYVWAPEEDGPYYPGRVSRWWLSQSLKHLDASLRRLGATRLVTRRSTDTVAALLELVRSTGATHLFFNHLYDPLSLVRDHRVKQVLGAEGITVQSFNSDLLYEPWEVLDDHGCPFTMFTPFWNKCLCMVDPPAPMLPPKRINSGDLSRCCSSDDLIFEDESERGSNALLARAWSPGWQNADKAFTAFINGPLIDYSVNRKKADSANTSLLSPYLHFGELSVRKVFHQVRMKQLTWSNESNRDGEEGCSLFLRSIGLREYSRYLAFNHPCSHEKPLLAHLRFFPWVVNEVYFKVWRQGRTGYPLVDAGMRELWATGWLHDRIRVVVSSFFVKVLQLPWRWGMKYFWDTLLDADLESDALGWQYISGSLPDGRELDRIDNPQFEGYKFDPYGEYVRRWLPELARLPTEWIHHPWDAPESVLRAAGIELGSNYPLPIVELDEAKSRLQDALSEMWELEAASRAEIENGMEEGLGDSSDEPPIAFPQELQHMEVDRATIHTPATAGRRRADQMVPSITSSLVRAETETELSAAFESEVNRPEVPSQVHFQPQTRMEVRDEGVSDGTAARYNGVQQQQQYTLHRHRVQGGIAPSTSEASSSWTGREGGVVPVWSPPAASGHSDPYAADETDISSRSYLDRHPQQSHRLMNWNQLSQSS; this is encoded by the exons ATGTCGGCGTCGCCGTCGATGAGCGGCGGTGCCGGGGAGCGGACGCGGACGGTGGTGTGGTTCAGGCGGGACTTGCGCGTGGAGGACAACCCGGCcctagcggcggcggcgcgaaCAGCCGGGGAGGTGGTGCCGGCGTACGTGTGGGCGCCGGAGGAGGACGGGCCGTACTACCCTGGGCGGGTGTCCCGGTGGTGGCTCAGCCAGAGCCTCAAGCACCTGGACGCCTCGCTGCGCCGGCTCGGCGCCACCCGGCTGGTCACCCGGCGGTCCACCGACACCGTCGCCGCGCTGCTGGAGCTCGTCCGCAGCACCGGCGCCACCCATCTCTTCTTCAACCACCTCTACG ACCCGCTGTCGCTGGTCCGGGACCACCGGGTGAAGCAAGTGCTGGGGGCCGAGGGCATCACCGTGCAGTCCTTCAACTCCGACCTGCTCTACGAGCCATGGGAGGTCCTCGACGACCACGGCTGCCCCTTCACCATGTTCACGCCCTTCTGGAACAAGTGCCTCTGTATGGTCGACCCCCCCGCGCCCATGCTGCCACCCAAGAGGATCAATTCAG GTGACTTGTCGAGGTGCTGCTCATCGGACGACCTCATCTTCGAAGACGAGTCGGAGAGGGGGAGCAACGCGCTGCTCGCACGCGCGTGGTCGCCGGGGTGGCAGAACGCCGACAAGGCTTTCACGGCCTTCATCAACGGCCCGCTCATCGACTACTCCGTGAACCGCAAGAAGGCCGACAGTGCAAACACCTCACTGCTCTCCCCCTACCTGCACTTTGGCGAGCTCAGCGTCCGCAAGGTCTTCCATCAGGTACGGATGAAGCAGCTAACGTGGAGCAACGAGAGCAACCGCGACGGCGAGGAGGGCTGCAGCCTCTTCCTTCGTTCCATCGGCCTGCGAGAGTACTCCAGGTACCTCGCCTTCAACCACCCATGCAGCCACGAGAAGCCCCTCTTGGCTCATCTCAGGTTCTTCCCCTGGGTGGTCAATGAGGTCTACTTCAAGGTCTGGAGGCAGGGTAGGACCGGCTACCCTCTTGTCGACGCCGGCATGAGGGAGCTTTGGGCCACCGGCTGGCTGCATGACCGCATACGTGTCGTCGTCTCAAGCTTCTTCGTCAAGGTTCTCCAGCTGCCATGGCGCTGGGGGATGAAGTACTTCTGGGACACCTTGCTGGACGCCGACCTTGAGAGCGACGCGTTGGGCTGGCAGTACATCTCCGGGTCTCTGCCTGATGGCCGTGAGCTCGACCGCATTGACAACCCGCAG TTTGAAGGCTACAAGTTCGACCCATACGGGGAGTACGTCCGGCGATGGCTGCCGGAGCTGGCGAGGCTACCAACGGAATGGATACACCACCCCTGGGATGCACCCGAGTCTGTGCTGCGGGCTGCAGGAATTGAGCTAGGTTCCAATTACCCTCTCCCCATTGTTGAGCTAGATGAAGCCAAGTCCAGATTGCAGGACGCCCTGTCAGAGATGTGGGAGCTTGAGGCAGCCTCTCGTGCTGAGATAGAGAATGGAATGGAGGAAGGCCTGGGAGACTCCTCAGACGAGCCACCCATTGCCTTCCCCCAAGAGCTGCAGCATATGGAAGTGGACCGTGCCACTATCCACACACCAGCGACGGCTGGCCGGAGACGAGCAGATCAGATGGTGCCTAGCATCACCTCTTCCTTGGTCAGAGCTGAAACAGAAACAGAACTTTCCGCAGCTTTTGAAAGCGAAGTGAATAGGCCGGAGGTGCCATCACAGGTGCATTTCCAGCCTCAGACTCGGATGGAAGTCAGGGATGAAGGTGTCAGCGACGGCACTGCTGCCAGATACAACGgcgtccagcagcagcagcagtataCCCTACACCGTCACCGTGTGCAGGGCGGCATAGCACCATCCACTTCAGAGGCATCAAGCAGCTGGACTGGGAGAGAAGGTGGGGTAGTACCCGTCTGGTCGCCTCCGGCTGCGTCAGGCCATTCAGATCCCTACGCTGCGGATGAAACTGACATTTCCAGTAGGAGTTATTTGGACAGGCACCCGCAGCAGTCACATAGGTTGATGAATTGGAATCAGCTCTCCCAGTCATCGTGA